A single region of the Vicia villosa cultivar HV-30 ecotype Madison, WI linkage group LG4, Vvil1.0, whole genome shotgun sequence genome encodes:
- the LOC131599761 gene encoding uncharacterized protein LOC131599761, with protein MDPNNHFNTQNSANFPFNQNPNNFQNPNNYQNPNYYQNPNQFSNQHPQNIPSFGFPPNFNQSSSVPNFQPYYGSMPRNPSQTPPFNGYVTMANANFPSGGVPEFPEFSTQLTIGGMIVSNEVAPNSEDSTPKSRKTQQPAWNTEQNLVLISGWIKFGTSSVVGRNQKGETYWGKIAEYCNEHCSFDPPRDGPACRNRFNYMNKVLGKWIGAYDGAKRMQGSGWSENDVLAKAQELYACGKNVRFTLMEEWHALRDQPRYVSQVGGNIGSGSSGSKRSRESDACGSNTVESSARPIGREAAKKKGKKKSKEYASEVVDKEWAEYKEFKTKELERLDNIALMQQQANNIALEKTKTKKMKMYLKLTSEEHLDDRKNQLLKKLEAYNQNREIEENYIVNRFRERRNKISEDNAPRSRKYLNRDHAAANQRLIDDYFANEPTYGDAMFRRRYRMKKNVFLRIVGDLSSSDNYFTQRVDAANKEGISPLAKCTTAMRMLAYGVAADAVDEYIKIGGTTALECLRRFCKGIIRLYEQVYLRAPTQDDLQRILHVSEMRGFPGMIGSIDCMHWEWKNCPKAWEGQFTRGDKGTTTVILEAVASHDLWIWHAFFGCPGTLNDINVLDRSPVFDDVEQGKAPSVNFFVNQRPYNMAYYLADGIYPSYPTFVKSIRLPQSEPDKLFAKFQEGCRKDIERAFGVLQARFKIIREPARLWDIADLGIIMRSCIILHNMIVEDERDSYSQRWTDFEQSEESGSSAPQPYSTEVLPAFANHVRARSEFRDPNVHQELQADLVKHIWTKFGMFRD; from the exons atggatcccaataatcattttaacactcaaaattctgctaattttccatttaaccaaaatcccaacaattttcaaaatccCAACAATTATCAAAATCCCAACTATTATCAAAATCCAAATCAATTTTCCAACCAACATCCTCAAAACATACCTAGTTTTGGTTTTCCACCAAATTTCAACCAGTCATCCTCTGTTCCAAACTTTCAACCATATTATGGATCTATGCCGAGAAATCCATCTCAAACACCCCCGTTTAATGGTTATGTGACAATGGCGAATGCAAATTTTCCAAGTGGTGGTGTACCTGAATTTCCCGAGTTTTCAACACAACTAACTATTGGTGGCATGATAGTTTCTAATGAAGTCGCTCCAAATTCAGAGGATTCAACTCCTAAGAGCAGGAAAACTCAGCAACCAGCATGGAACACTGAACAAAATTTGGTGCTAATTAGTGGGTGGATTAAATTTGGAACAAGCAGTGTTGTCGGGAGAAACCAGAAAGGTGAAACATATTGGGGTAAAATTGCTGAGTATTGTAATGAGCATTGCTCATTCGATCCTCCGCGTGATGGACCTGCATGCCGAAACCGTTTTAATTATATGAACAAAGTGTTGGGTAAATGGATTGGCGCTTATGATGGCGCTAAGCGTATGCAAGGAAGTGGTTGGTCGGAGAATGATGTTTTGGCAAAAGCGCAGGAATTATATGCATGTGGGAAGAATGTTAGATTCACTTTAATGGAAGAATGGCACGCTCTCCGTGATCAACCACGTTATGTTAGTCAAGTAGGAGGAAATATTGGCTCAGGAAGTAGTGGATCTAAGAGATCTCGCGAGAGTGATGCATGTGGCTCAAACACTGTAGAATCCAGTGCTCGTCCTATAGGAAGGGAGGCAGCTAAAAAAAAGGGTAAAAAGAAAAGCAAGGAATATGCCTCGGAGGTGGTGGACAAAGAATGGGCTGAATACAAAGAATTCAAGACGAAAGAGCTTGAACGATTGGACAACATAGCCTTGATGCAACAGCAGGCTAACAATATAGCCTTGGAAAAGACTAAAACCAAGAAAATGAAGATGTATCTAAAGCTAACTTCCGAAGAGCATCTAGATGACCGGAAGAACCAGCTGTTGAAAAAGTTGGA AGCCTACAATCAAAATCGTGAAATTGAAGAAAATTATATAGTCAATCGATTTAGAGAGCGTAGAAACAAAATATCGGAAGATAATGCACCTCGTAGTAGAAAATATCTCAATAGAGATCATGCAGCGGCAAACCAAAGACTAATTGACGACTACTTTGCCAATGAGCCTACATATGGCGATGCAATGTTTCGTCGTCGGTACCGgatgaaaaaaaatgttttccttCGAATCGTTGGGGACCTTTCAAGTAGTGATAACTACTTCACCCAGCGAGTTGATGCAGCCAATAAAGAAGGTATATCACCCTTAGCAAAATGTACCACAGCAATGCGAATGTTAGCATATGGTGTTGCAGCAGATGCGGTCGATGAGTACATCAAAATAGGAGGTACTACAGCATTGGAGTGCTTACGTAGATTCTGTAAAGGAATCATACGCTTGTACGAGCAAGTGTATCTGAGAGCACCAACCCAAGATGACCTGCAAAGAATACTGCATGTTAGTGAAATGCGGGGGTTCCCAGGGATGATTGGGAGTATTGACTGCATGCACTGGGAGTGGAAAAATTGTCCTAAAGCATGGGAAGGACAGTTTACTAGAGGGGATAAGGGAACCACCACAGTTATTCTTGAAGCAGTTGCATCTCATGACCTATGGATCTGGCATGCCTTTTTTGGATGTCCGGGAACGTTGAACGATATAAACGTTCTAGACCGGTCACCAGTGTTTGATGACGTGGAACAGGGAAAGGCTCCAAGTGtgaatttctttgtgaatcaacGTCCATATAATATGGCATACTATCTAGCTGATGGTATCTACCCTTCTTATCCAACTTTCGTCAAATCGATTAGACTTCCTCAAAGTGAACCCGATAAATTATTTGCAAAATTTCAGGAGGGATGTCGGAAGGACATCGAACGTGCATTTGGAGTGCTCCAAGCTCGATTTAAAATCATCCGTGAACCAGCTCGCTTGTGGGACATAGCTGATTTAGGTATCATCATGAGGTCATGCATCATATTACATAATATGATTGTTGAGGATGAACGAGATTCATATTCTCAACGTTGGACCGATTTTGAGCAATCTGAGGAAAGTGGATCTAGTGCACCACAACCATACTCGACCGAGGTGTTACCCGCTTTTGCAAATCATGTGCGTGCTAGATCAGAGTTCCGTGATCCAAATGTTCATCAAGAATTGCAAGCTGATCTAGTGAAGCACATATGGACAAAGTTTGGAATGTTCCGTGATTGA